The Nitrospirota bacterium DNA segment ACCAGGGCAGGCGGGATGGGCATCATTCGAAGCCGTGAGCGCTTCCTGCTTCGAATGAGGGCGCTCTATGTGGGTGATCGAGTTAAGGCCGCCCTCATTGATCGCATGCTCGCGGAGTGCTACTCGGATTGGGGCATACATGCCGCAAGGGACGGACAGCCGCGCAAGGGGTGGGTGAAGCTTATTCAAGCCCTGAAGCAGGATCCATGGAAGTTCCGCACCTATTCCAGACTCGTTCGGGTCTCGTGGCAAGCGGTGGTCTCCATTCAACGTTCGAGAGCGTAGATGACGGCGGTGAGCTGGATGCTGAACCCTTCGCCATTGGTTATCGGCTTTGGCGCGTGAAGCGCATGGGTCGGTTGGTCTTTCTTGATTATTTGCCCCTCTTCCTCCTTGTCTCACCGCAGCCCTTAATCATAGATGGGCAGGGGCATCAGATTTCCTGCTTGACAGGTTTTCACAATGTGTTCATATTGTGAACTCAATTTCAATTTGCCCGTATAATTCATGGATTTACAGGGTCAACGAGACCTTCTCCTCCTCAACGAACTCGATCGAGATGGCGGGGCCACGCAGCGTACCCTTGCCACTAAACTAGGTGTTGCGCTCGGCCTGACCAATCTGTATCTCAAACGTTTGGCTCATAAGGGCTACATCAAGGTTACGACCATCCCGCGGAATCGAATCAGGTACCTCCTGACGCCACAGGGCTTCACCGAGAAATCACGTCTGACGTATCTCTACATGCAGCACTCCCTTTCGTATTACCGTGACATGCGGGCTCGCCTCAAAGAGATGATGTCGATATTCGGCGGCTCTCATGGCCAGCGAGTGGTGATTTATGGGACGAGTGAGTTGGCAGAATTGGCCTACCTGTCGCTTCGAGAGATGAACATCGACTGTGTGGGATTCATTGATGGGAGCTCGCGTGAGTCGTTTCTTTCCTGTCCGGTATCTTCTCCGGACAGAATTGCCAGCTGGCAGTTCGATCGAGTGTTGATTGCAGATCTTGAGCATGCGGATGCCTGTGAGGAGCAGTTGGTACAGTCGGGAGTTTCGCGCGAGAAAGTGATGAGGCTCGGGTTACGTCGGTAGTGCAGGTTGTGCAGCAGTCGGGCGGTAGCTCATAGACGGTTTTCGCTTGTAACTGTAAGTGAAAGGGCGGAGCTCCGCCAAATTGGTCTATCTGGTCAATGAGGTCTGTCTAGTCTGTCTGGTTAGTTGACCGAATAGGCAGAATAGATCTCTTTGGCCAGACAGACCAGATCGATGGGATAGACCAGCCCAATGAAACTCTCTAGATTTGAGGACCTCGATTGTTGGAAAGAAGCCAGGCAGTTGACACGGCAGATCTACGAAGCGATAGGCCTGAACCAGACTTGGCAAAAGGACTTTCGTCTTTGTGGACAAATTCAGGGAGCGGCTGTTTCCGTCATGGCCAATATTGCAGAAGGATTCGCTCGGCATTCCGACAAGGAGTTTGTTCAGTTCTTATTTGTAGCCATGGCATCTGCAGCCGAGGTTCAAAGCCATCTTTATGTGGCCGTAGATCAGGGATATCTTTCCAAAGAGATGTTCGACTCAATCTATGAGCAAGT contains these protein-coding regions:
- a CDS encoding winged helix-turn-helix transcriptional regulator; translated protein: MDLQGQRDLLLLNELDRDGGATQRTLATKLGVALGLTNLYLKRLAHKGYIKVTTIPRNRIRYLLTPQGFTEKSRLTYLYMQHSLSYYRDMRARLKEMMSIFGGSHGQRVVIYGTSELAELAYLSLREMNIDCVGFIDGSSRESFLSCPVSSPDRIASWQFDRVLIADLEHADACEEQLVQSGVSREKVMRLGLRR
- a CDS encoding four helix bundle protein, with the translated sequence MKLSRFEDLDCWKEARQLTRQIYEAIGLNQTWQKDFRLCGQIQGAAVSVMANIAEGFARHSDKEFVQFLFVAMASAAEVQSHLYVAVDQGYLSKEMFDSIYEQVGKTSRIVSGFIKYLRTQAKQTRQTK